One Drosophila kikkawai strain 14028-0561.14 chromosome 3L, DkikHiC1v2, whole genome shotgun sequence genomic window carries:
- the LOC138928445 gene encoding uncharacterized protein codes for MSARNDAPNEECVADPPGISRSNEDTKETPTVKHRRPNRARRNRNRHGDSMVREAQPSWTSALPTSSQTARQHNPFRQGPETPLPTRKVRFREPIVESEDGVRPDGSTSTDIRREESLASIDTNTSLTAAPDTMDPRSGYWQIPVAPASREYTAFTVPGRGLFHWKVMPFGLHSAPATFQRALDSVIGPELEPSAFAYLDDIIVIGTTLDEHIENLREVFRRLRQANLKLNRDKCSFFQRSLKYLGHVISESGIHTDPDKIAAIRELQPPTNVRELRSLGVASRSRRFVPNFAAIVEPISTLLRKGRKWSWDTEQEQAFETLKTRLTEAPVLACPDFTQKFSLQTDASDHGLGAVLLQSIDGVERVIAYASRRLTRAEENYSVTEKECLAIVWAIRKMRCYLEGYRFEVVRDHLALKWLNSIDNPTGRIARWALELQQYQFDVQYRRGKFNIVADALSRQPLDTVQQANVEPSQCKWVRKMILQVTQEPGKFPDYRIEGGQLYRMTGNTPQEEDQVPWKLCVGQEYRQRVLQECHDHPTAGHLGTRKTGKRVAQKYYWPGLFREVTNIKENAFKATLDTGATRSFISEQRAAQIGRGRDWREIRTRIRLADGSHRDLTRGLVVTIHLGQQQVKLFLLVMPTVLDDILLGIDFLCGIKAIISCGGEHLQLDSRAELTNEENPEISARNDAPSEENDAPNEECVAAPSGILRSIEENPEMSARNDAPNEECVADPPGISRSNEDTKETPTVKHRRPNRARRNRNRHGDSMVREAQPSWTSALPTSSQTARQHNPFRQGPETPLPTRKVRFREPIVESEDGVRLDGSTSTDIRREESLASIDTNTSLTAAPDTMDPRRSLKYLGHVISESGIHTDPDKIAAIRELQPPTNVRELRSLGVASRSRRFVPNFAAIVEPISTLLRKGRKWSWDTEQEQAFETLKTRLTEAPVLACPDFTQKFSLQTDASDHGLGAVLLQSIDGVERVIAYASQRLTRAEENYSVTEKECLAIVWAIRKMRCYLEGYRFEVVRDHLALKWLNSIDNPTGRIARWALELQQYQFDVQYRRGKFNIVADALSRQPLDTV; via the exons ATGTCGgcaaggaacgacgcaccgaacgaggagtgcgtggctgatCCCCCCGGAATATCCAGGAGCAACGAGGACACTAAGGAGACCCCCACAGTCAAACATAGACGACCGAACCGTGCCAGACGGAACCGAAACCGACACGGAGACTCGATGGTAAGGGAGGCCCAACCTAGCTGGACTTCGGCCTTGCCTACCAGCAGCCAGACCGCTCGGCAACACAATCCTTTCCGACAAGGACCAGAGACACCTCTACCAACTAGGAAAGTCCGGTTCCGAGAACCAATTGTGGAAAGCGAAGACGGCGTTAGGCCTGACGGATCAACATCAACGGACATCCGAAGGGAGGAAAGCCTAGCCAGCATCGACACCAACACGAGCCTGACAGCGGCACCGGATACCATGGATCCGAGG AGTGGATACTGGCAAATTCCGGTCGCGCCTGCCAGTCGGGAATACACCGCTTTTACCGTTCCGGGACGAGGCCTCTTCCATTGGAAGGTGATGCCATTCGGGTTACATTCAGCTCCCGCGACGTTTCAAAGAGCTCTCGATAGTGTCATAGGTCCAGAGTTAGAACCTTCAGCCTTCGCGTACTTAGATGACATCATTGTTATCGGCACGACTCTCGACGAACACATCGAAAACCTGCGCGAAGTATTTAGGCGACTCCGACAAGCTAATCTGAAACTCAACCGAGATAAATGTAGTTTCTTCCAGCGGAGTCTAAAATACCTGGGTCACGTGATAAGCGAGTCAGGGATCCACACTGATCCTGATAAGATCGCCGCGATTCGCGAACTACAACCGCCTACGAATGTCCGTGAATTGCGAAGCCTCGGCGTCGCGTCGCGGTCCCGCCGTTTCGTCCCGAACTTTGCAGCCATTGTAGAACCGATATCCACACTCCTCCGGAAAGGTAGGAAATGGAGTTGGGACACGGAGCAGGAGCAAGCTTTCGAGACTCTAAAAACCCGACTCACCGAAGCCCCAGTACTTGCGTGCCCCGATTTTACGCAGAAGTTTTCCCTGCAAACCGACGCTAGCGATCACGGGTTAGGAGCAGTCCTACTACAAAGCATCGACGGGGTGGAACGGGTCATAGCTTATGCCAGTCGACGACTAACCCGAGCCGAGGAAAATTACTCGGTAACAGAAAAGGAGTGCCTCGCGATCGTATGGGCCATTCGCAAAATGCGTTGCTACCTGGAAGGATATCGGTTCGAAGTCGTGAGGGACCATCTGGCTCTTAAATGGTTAAACTCAATCGACAACCCAACCGGACGAATCGCCAGATGGGCCCTCGAActacaacaatatcagttcGACGTTCAGTATCGACGAGGGAAATTCAACATAGTAGCCGACGCTCTTTCCCGTCAGCCCTTGGACACTGTACAACAAGCCAACGTAGAGCCATCCCAATGCAAATGGGTGCGCAAGATGATACTTCAAGTGACTCAGGAACCGGGAAAATTCCCAGACTACCGGATCGAAGGAGGCCAGCTGTATCGAATGACGGGGAATACACCCCAGGAGGAAGACCAGGTTCCGTGGAAGCTATGCGTTGGCCAGGAGTACCGACAACGAGTCCTACAGGAGTGCCACGACCATCCGACAGCTGGACATCTCGGGACACGGAAAACCGGCAAGCGCGTAGCGCAAAAGTATTACTGGCCAGGACTTTTCAGGGAAGTCACAAA TATCAAAGAAAACGCGTTTAAGGCCACCCTGGATACGGGAGCCACCCGAAGTTTCATTAGCGAACAGCGGGCGGCACAGATCGGACGTGGAAGAGATTGGCGAGAGATTCGCACCCGGATCCGATTGGCGGATGGATCCCATCGAGACCTCACCAGGGGCCTTGTAGTAACCATTCACCTGGGCCAACAGCAGGTAAAACTGTTCTTACTAGTGATGCCCACGGTGCTAGATGACATACTACTGGGAATCGACTTCCTTTGTGGCATCAAGGCCATCATTAGCTGCGGAGGAGAACACTTGCAATTGGATTCGAGGGCGGAATTGACCAACGAGGAAAATCCGgaaatttcagcgaggaacgacgcaccgagcgagga gaacgacgcaccgaacgaggagtgcgtggctgctccttctggaattcTGCGAAGCATCGAGGAAAACCCGGAGATGTCGgcaaggaacgacgcaccgaacgaggagtgcgtggctgatCCCCCCGGAATATCCAGGAGCAACGAGGACACTAAGGAGACCCCCACAGTCAAACATAGACGACCGAACCGTGCCAGACGGAACCGAAACCGACACGGAGACTCGATGGTAAGGGAGGCCCAACCTAGCTGGACTTCGGCCTTGCCTACCAGCAGCCAGACCGCTCGGCAACACAATCCTTTCCGACAAGGACCAGAGACACCTCTACCAACTAGGAAAGTCCGGTTCCGAGAACCAATTGTGGAAAGCGAAGACGGCGTTAGGCTTGACGGATCAACATCAACGGACATCCGAAGGGAGGAAAGCCTAGCCAGCATCGACACCAACACGAGCTTGACAGCGGCACCGGATACCATGGATCCGAGG CGGAGTCTAAAATACCTGGGTCACGTGATAAGCGAGTCAGGGATCCACACTGATCCTGATAAGATCGCCGCGATTCGCGAACTACAACCGCCTACGAATGTCCGTGAATTGCGAAGCCTCGGCGTCGCGTCGCGGTCCCGCCGTTTCGTCCCGAACTTTGCAGCCATTGTAGAACCGATATCCACACTCCTCCGGAAAGGTAGGAAATGGAGTTGGGACACGGAGCAGGAGCAAGCTTTCGAGACTCTAAAAACCCGACTCACCGAAGCCCCAGTACTTGCGTGCCCCGATTTTACGCAGAAGTTTTCCCTGCAAACCGACGCTAGCGATCACGGGTTAGGAGCAGTCCTACTACAAAGCATCGACGGGGTGGAACGGGTCATAGCTTATGCCAGTCAACGACTAACCCGAGCCGAGGAAAATTACTCGGTAACAGAAAAGGAGTGCCTCGCGATCGTATGGGCCATTCGCAAAATGCGTTGCTACCTGGAAGGATATCGGTTCGAAGTCGTGAGGGACCATCTGGCTCTTAAATGGTTAAACTCAATCGACAACCCAACCGGACGAATCGCCAGATGGGCCCTCGAActacaacaatatcagttcGACGTTCAGTATCGACGAGGGAAATTCAACATAGTAGCCGACGCTCTTTCCCGTCAGCCCTTGGACACTGTATAA